The Chryseobacterium indicum genome contains a region encoding:
- a CDS encoding type IV secretory system conjugative DNA transfer family protein, with protein sequence MKTHLKNWNNESLLWKIDSFDNFWAGEYLLAENSNARDKRIKHHTISIDRLLLSYPPESTSFLANLKRRFITFEEYLALISGKGQGSGLGKGSASTFALQYWKLINQPQFKLLLPASDDHETNYLELLQKALPQTKSLFFSPQPVPVPMGALKRHLLITGRSGSGKTEFLKSLFYQLQHRTHLKQQASLILLDPHGDLSEHLFSLALNIQKPERLWYIDPTWDSKKIPCINPFWQAVRDPVLIDLMAQQWAKAFAELIPETGMTLQMETILKPCLAVMFEKGECGLSDLQLFMDDTLNGDWVELGKKSSNPVFRQFFESAFLNKKYSLTKMAVYTRLQHLLNNYVFYQVMNGKSSLDLKRGMQEGKVILFNLSKGKLGEDTSRALARFVSATLLSIALQRAFESEKNRKSCYLFIDEFQNVASSSTEVIFSEARKYHLHLIVGTQTVGQLPTSLKDMVLNNTAVKLVGLNGLPALKSQAGDIGVSYAQLQHLPPYHFYLKYDHYPALKVKSPDALLRNSNKYFASEKQKELLTKHCLEKSGLYRERSVVGNPPAPNDSTAPTNNADPDSNTSSSNASDSDFTPEFGL encoded by the coding sequence ATGAAGACACACCTTAAAAACTGGAACAACGAGTCCCTTCTTTGGAAAATTGACAGCTTCGACAATTTTTGGGCAGGGGAATATCTCTTAGCCGAAAATTCTAACGCAAGAGACAAGCGTATCAAACACCACACAATCAGTATCGACAGGCTTTTACTTTCGTATCCACCTGAGTCGACTTCTTTTTTAGCAAATCTTAAAAGGCGGTTTATCACTTTTGAGGAATATCTCGCTTTAATTTCAGGTAAAGGTCAAGGTTCAGGTTTAGGTAAAGGCTCAGCCTCAACCTTTGCCTTGCAATACTGGAAACTGATCAACCAACCTCAATTCAAACTTTTACTTCCTGCTTCCGATGACCATGAAACCAATTATCTCGAACTTCTTCAAAAGGCTCTACCTCAGACGAAATCTCTATTTTTTAGTCCACAGCCTGTTCCTGTTCCGATGGGAGCTTTAAAAAGACATCTCCTTATTACAGGTCGCTCAGGTTCAGGCAAAACGGAATTTTTAAAATCGTTATTCTATCAGTTGCAACACCGCACCCACCTCAAACAACAAGCTTCTTTAATATTGCTCGATCCTCACGGAGATTTATCCGAGCATCTGTTTTCTCTTGCCCTCAATATTCAAAAACCCGAAAGGTTATGGTATATTGACCCGACTTGGGACAGTAAAAAGATTCCGTGCATCAATCCATTTTGGCAGGCGGTCAGAGATCCAGTTTTAATAGATCTGATGGCACAGCAATGGGCGAAGGCGTTTGCGGAACTGATTCCCGAAACAGGAATGACGCTTCAGATGGAGACGATACTCAAGCCCTGTTTGGCGGTAATGTTTGAAAAAGGGGAATGCGGATTATCGGATTTGCAGCTGTTTATGGACGATACATTGAACGGAGATTGGGTGGAACTGGGCAAAAAATCTTCGAATCCCGTATTCCGTCAGTTCTTTGAATCGGCATTCCTAAATAAGAAATACAGCCTGACTAAAATGGCAGTCTACACAAGGCTTCAGCATCTGCTCAACAATTACGTTTTTTACCAAGTAATGAACGGAAAGAGCAGTCTGGATTTAAAGAGAGGGATGCAGGAAGGAAAAGTGATTTTGTTTAATCTCTCGAAAGGAAAATTGGGTGAGGATACGTCAAGGGCTCTGGCAAGGTTTGTTTCGGCTACGCTGTTAAGTATTGCCTTGCAGAGAGCCTTCGAGTCGGAGAAAAACAGAAAGTCCTGTTATCTGTTTATCGATGAATTTCAAAATGTAGCATCCAGTTCTACGGAAGTGATCTTTAGCGAAGCGAGGAAGTACCACCTGCATCTGATTGTGGGAACGCAGACGGTGGGACAGCTCCCGACTTCGCTCAAGGATATGGTACTGAATAATACGGCAGTAAAATTGGTGGGACTCAATGGTCTTCCTGCTTTAAAAAGTCAGGCTGGAGATATTGGAGTTTCGTATGCACAGCTGCAGCATCTTCCTCCTTATCATTTTTATCTCAAGTACGATCATTATCCTGCCTTAAAAGTAAAAAGTCCGGATGCTTTACTCAGGAACAGTAACAAATATTTTGCTTCGGAAAAACAGAAAGAGCTTCTTACAAAACATTGTCTTGAAAAAAGTGGATTGTATAGGGAACGTTCCGTTGTGGGAAATCCGCCAGCCCCAAATGATTCTACTGCTCCAACTAATAATGCTGATCCTGATTCCAATACTTCTTCCAGCAATGCTTCCGATTCCGATTTTACCCCCGAATTTGGTTTATAG
- a CDS encoding tetratricopeptide repeat protein has translation MKKISLIILLLSINTGFAQNTDLKNLHSKGEYNKAIELARAMLKSTPDDFETQLILLKIYNSRGDYQSAGLLVREMKSTDEKFLTESLKTNYGSGNIKEAKRIYDHLIKNSNNETLKNELLKFGLIAGLDPLYNDWKIHETESIVFHFQPSIAQEKIKHLVTSRQKAFDNINNFFNATLPKKIDFFVWDTEESYNSSLKTNLGFTVAQFCVSHNRINQSPGHEIAHNISFWKNPQLKKARFINEGIGVCFDGQENNRLEAAGKVYRKNSVNIKEIWTSQTKIEENILYPIAGTFVDYLIQYDKEKFLRLAEDQTFESAQQIYAGNLNELINNFIKTLEQPK, from the coding sequence ATGAAAAAAATAAGCCTTATTATATTATTGCTCTCTATTAATACCGGATTTGCACAAAATACCGACCTCAAGAATCTCCATAGTAAAGGAGAATATAATAAAGCCATTGAACTCGCCCGGGCTATGCTTAAATCTACCCCGGATGATTTTGAGACTCAATTGATTCTTCTAAAAATCTACAATTCAAGAGGTGACTATCAATCTGCCGGATTACTAGTAAGAGAAATGAAAAGCACAGACGAAAAATTTTTGACAGAATCCCTAAAAACCAATTATGGATCAGGAAATATAAAAGAGGCAAAAAGAATATATGATCATCTGATTAAGAATTCCAACAACGAAACACTGAAAAATGAACTGCTAAAATTCGGATTGATTGCCGGATTAGATCCTTTATATAACGACTGGAAAATACATGAAACAGAAAGTATCGTCTTTCATTTTCAACCGTCTATTGCTCAAGAAAAAATAAAGCATCTTGTTACATCAAGACAAAAAGCTTTTGACAACATCAATAATTTTTTCAATGCAACGCTTCCCAAAAAAATAGATTTTTTTGTCTGGGACACTGAAGAAAGCTATAATTCTTCTTTGAAAACAAACTTAGGCTTTACAGTTGCCCAATTCTGTGTCTCCCACAACAGGATCAATCAATCTCCCGGACATGAAATTGCCCATAACATAAGCTTTTGGAAAAATCCTCAGCTTAAAAAAGCCAGGTTTATCAATGAAGGAATCGGTGTTTGTTTTGACGGGCAGGAAAACAACAGACTGGAAGCTGCCGGAAAGGTGTACCGTAAAAATTCGGTCAATATCAAAGAGATCTGGACCAGTCAAACAAAAATAGAAGAGAACATCCTATATCCTATTGCGGGAACATTTGTAGATTACTTGATACAGTATGATAAAGAAAAATTTCTTCGTCTTGCAGAGGATCAGACCTTTGAAAGCGCACAACAAATTTATGCAGGTAATCTCAATGAGCTGATAAACAATTTTATAAAAACTTTAGAACAGCCTAAATAA
- a CDS encoding tetratricopeptide repeat protein: protein MVEKIDDKYYQFSREFQEAYDKALEVCPYFAYGYKEKSVAYLKSGDFVSWKSLMDKAIYYNKKDNLGYRGWCRYQFFKDYKGAIEDFEELEKLVDDIGYSVNGDYHLQIAKAICYSALGEKQRAVAIINRQLSQKDYPPGWFDYYQLGVTYFELKEYTNAMKAFQKQSEIHPLAENLYYISKIYKVQNNSEDSEKNRKQAIALYKEGKYMKDGYTHHFNKVYLAEMEQDGTDHEKTFGR, encoded by the coding sequence ATGGTTGAAAAAATTGATGATAAATATTATCAGTTCAGCAGAGAGTTTCAGGAGGCATATGATAAGGCTCTTGAAGTTTGTCCTTATTTTGCATACGGTTACAAAGAGAAGTCTGTAGCCTATCTAAAAAGCGGGGATTTTGTCTCTTGGAAAAGCCTTATGGATAAAGCAATTTATTACAACAAGAAAGATAATTTGGGTTATCGTGGCTGGTGCAGGTATCAGTTTTTCAAGGATTATAAAGGCGCTATTGAAGATTTTGAAGAACTGGAAAAACTGGTTGACGACATAGGGTATTCTGTTAACGGAGATTATCATCTGCAAATTGCAAAAGCGATTTGTTACAGTGCTTTAGGGGAAAAGCAAAGAGCTGTTGCCATTATCAATCGTCAGCTCTCTCAAAAAGATTATCCTCCCGGTTGGTTTGATTATTACCAGTTAGGTGTTACGTATTTTGAACTGAAAGAGTATACCAATGCAATGAAAGCTTTTCAAAAGCAGTCCGAAATACATCCTCTTGCTGAAAATCTTTATTATATCTCTAAAATATACAAGGTTCAGAATAATTCTGAAGATTCAGAGAAAAACAGAAAGCAGGCAATTGCCTTATACAAAGAAGGAAAGTATATGAAAGACGGATATACCCATCATTTCAATAAGGTATATCTTGCGGAGATGGAGCAGGATGGTACTGATCATGAAAAGACTTTCGGAAGGTGA
- a CDS encoding sensor histidine kinase, which translates to MRKFLVWLLSLCYVFVTAQNKFFYHRFTTDDGLPNNTIYDIKESPDGIIALGTDNGLTFFNGQNFKSLNIQDGLDKPFIIALRYLKNGDLLIGNYIGKLQKLSRGKITNLPTDCETVDEVIFHNQQFFIKSYDANYNLHTKGTTLGIIFRKIYGVHSVENLVLDYNNLYKHLNPSFNGYIADVPISANNNDEPITITHRVVRTKNYSVKIPDEIPSVFKVILKNQNLLLFTNLFCFEINSSGKIVSKIQLPYPIINSSHRFHINLDHSNRIWLNLQKKGLFILEENRWIKVNEWLGLKDSQNINNLYCDSKNRMWIGTHENGMYCIPNANLRLFFTNSYENFFNSFFIYNNNLYTCNRFEFLKITKNGLIKKNVPIKNEFSLGTIEHTPVFNGVSPDLNNAFIFEDIKGYLDKKAIRLKDGKIVTFGGKEIRVLENGKTKYISLKDPKQEKYYHIIEYPNEWLCNVGNRLFFATIKNDTLFEKRSFPLKPKEFISEVVQKNDTLYIAAGNKIYLYKNEKLIQTVSEIKGIKLDIVNKISFLKNDVWIATVNGLFRWSKQKSMLLNKYNLLPDNDVQSIHFQNNFLFVTTKNGLAKIPEALIHRKSETPFIKIRKALVDGRDIRLNSNLIEMKSGDNTIKLIPEIINYQSAKNQILDFCLDEGEWQRTNNIELLSFPYGNHSITTRIRDVNSDWNYFSVKVQKEYPFYMTFGFWILILSIAVLLTYYFFNQKIKRIRKKTEEDIAINNKMVELRQSALSAMMNPHFVFNSLNAIQYFVNTRQNELSGEYLAKLARLVRLFLNQSSEPYISLKDEISRLKMYVELEQLRFYPFEFNIELNNIPDPEKIRIPNMMIQPFIENAIIHGISHLQEKDGQIALNVKLTGEQLTIEISDNGFGLQENQNISNHISKGVAIIKQRLKALSHLYPDKIFQLREKPFAINEIRKGHLVILTITLV; encoded by the coding sequence ATGAGAAAATTTTTGGTTTGGCTCTTATCTTTATGCTACGTTTTTGTAACAGCGCAGAATAAATTCTTTTACCATCGTTTTACAACTGACGATGGACTGCCTAATAATACCATTTATGACATCAAGGAATCTCCCGACGGAATCATTGCATTGGGCACAGATAATGGTTTGACGTTTTTTAACGGTCAAAATTTTAAGAGCTTAAATATTCAAGATGGTCTGGATAAACCTTTCATTATTGCATTAAGATACCTTAAAAATGGAGATTTGTTAATAGGCAACTATATTGGCAAGCTACAGAAATTGAGCAGAGGGAAAATCACCAATCTGCCCACCGACTGTGAAACCGTAGACGAAGTTATTTTTCACAACCAACAATTTTTCATTAAAAGCTATGATGCCAACTATAATCTGCATACGAAAGGAACCACACTTGGTATTATCTTCAGAAAAATTTACGGTGTCCATTCAGTAGAAAACTTGGTGCTGGATTATAATAACCTATACAAACATTTGAACCCGAGTTTCAATGGTTATATTGCAGATGTTCCCATATCTGCTAATAACAATGATGAACCGATAACGATTACCCATCGGGTGGTAAGAACCAAAAACTATTCTGTGAAAATACCTGATGAGATTCCTTCTGTCTTTAAGGTAATTTTGAAAAACCAAAACCTTCTGCTTTTTACCAATCTCTTTTGCTTTGAGATCAATTCTTCTGGCAAAATTGTTTCTAAGATACAACTGCCGTATCCCATCATCAACAGCTCCCACCGTTTTCATATTAATTTAGACCACAGCAATAGAATCTGGCTCAATCTGCAAAAAAAAGGTTTGTTTATTCTGGAGGAAAACCGCTGGATAAAAGTGAATGAGTGGCTTGGTCTGAAGGATTCCCAAAATATCAATAATCTATATTGTGACAGCAAAAACAGAATGTGGATTGGAACCCACGAAAATGGGATGTACTGCATTCCCAATGCAAATCTTCGTTTGTTTTTTACGAATAGTTATGAAAATTTTTTTAACTCTTTCTTCATCTATAACAATAATTTATATACCTGTAATAGATTTGAGTTTCTAAAAATTACTAAAAATGGTCTGATAAAGAAAAACGTTCCCATTAAGAATGAATTTAGTCTGGGAACAATAGAACATACCCCTGTTTTTAATGGAGTATCTCCCGATTTGAACAATGCGTTTATTTTTGAAGACATCAAAGGCTATTTGGATAAAAAAGCTATCAGGCTGAAAGACGGAAAAATAGTAACGTTCGGGGGCAAGGAAATCCGAGTTTTAGAAAACGGAAAAACGAAGTATATTTCTCTAAAAGATCCTAAACAAGAAAAATATTATCACATTATAGAATATCCCAACGAATGGCTTTGCAACGTAGGTAACAGGCTTTTTTTTGCAACAATAAAAAACGACACGCTTTTTGAAAAAAGAAGCTTTCCTTTGAAGCCCAAAGAATTCATTTCTGAAGTGGTACAAAAAAATGATACCTTATACATTGCTGCCGGCAATAAAATTTACCTTTATAAAAATGAAAAATTAATCCAAACTGTTTCCGAAATCAAGGGGATAAAATTGGATATTGTCAATAAGATTTCTTTTCTGAAAAATGATGTTTGGATCGCAACTGTGAATGGACTATTCCGATGGTCTAAACAAAAAAGTATGCTTCTGAATAAATACAACTTACTGCCCGATAATGATGTACAATCTATTCATTTTCAGAATAATTTTCTATTTGTAACTACTAAAAACGGATTGGCAAAAATCCCCGAAGCATTAATCCATAGAAAATCCGAAACCCCTTTTATCAAAATCCGAAAAGCATTGGTAGACGGAAGAGATATCCGGCTGAATAGTAACTTAATTGAAATGAAATCCGGAGACAATACCATCAAATTAATTCCGGAAATCATCAACTACCAATCTGCAAAAAATCAGATTTTGGATTTTTGTCTGGATGAAGGAGAATGGCAACGTACAAATAATATAGAATTGTTGTCTTTTCCGTACGGAAACCACTCCATTACTACAAGAATCAGGGATGTGAATTCAGATTGGAATTATTTTAGTGTAAAAGTCCAAAAGGAATATCCCTTTTACATGACATTTGGGTTTTGGATTTTAATTTTGAGTATTGCTGTACTGCTTACTTACTATTTCTTTAATCAAAAAATAAAAAGAATCCGAAAGAAAACAGAAGAAGATATCGCCATCAATAATAAAATGGTGGAACTTCGGCAAAGTGCCCTTTCTGCAATGATGAATCCTCATTTTGTATTCAATTCTTTGAATGCTATTCAATACTTTGTAAATACCCGTCAGAATGAACTTTCGGGAGAATATTTAGCAAAACTCGCTCGCCTGGTGCGTTTATTTCTGAATCAGTCTTCAGAACCTTATATTTCTTTAAAAGATGAGATTTCCCGTCTGAAAATGTATGTGGAACTGGAACAGCTGCGTTTTTATCCCTTTGAATTTAATATTGAATTGAACAACATTCCGGATCCTGAAAAAATCAGGATTCCCAATATGATGATACAGCCCTTTATAGAAAATGCCATCATTCACGGAATTTCTCATTTGCAGGAAAAGGACGGACAGATAGCCTTAAATGTTAAGCTCACAGGTGAACAGTTAACCATTGAAATTTCTGATAACGGGTTCGGTTTACAGGAGAACCAGAATATTTCCAATCATATCTCTAAAGGAGTAGCTATTATTAAACAGCGTCTCAAGGCTCTTTCGCACTTATATCCTGATAAGATTTTTCAGTTACGGGAGAAACCTTTTGCCATTAATGAAATAAGAAAAGGACACTTGGTAATTCTCACCATTACCTTAGTCTGA
- a CDS encoding LytR/AlgR family response regulator transcription factor produces the protein MKSIIIDDEILNIKNLEWYISENFPDLELLNSFTNIQSASDFITKNCIDLIFLDIQMPLGSGFDFLEMFPERSFQVIFVTAFEEYALKAIKAGATDYILKPLLKSELLAAVEKAKKIYQQNNQFKKSAKICLQNAEGKFFVEPEEILYIQGIDNISKVFLTRNRKIILSKSLKHFEETLENDFFRIHKSYLVNVRECKHIDTSRLLLSLSNDIKLPISRRNFKNFKEKLNAC, from the coding sequence ATGAAATCAATAATTATTGATGACGAAATTCTGAATATTAAAAATCTGGAATGGTATATTTCGGAAAATTTCCCTGATTTAGAATTATTAAATTCTTTCACCAACATACAGAGCGCAAGCGATTTTATAACAAAAAATTGTATTGATCTTATTTTTTTAGACATTCAGATGCCTTTAGGAAGCGGTTTTGATTTTTTAGAGATGTTTCCGGAGCGTTCTTTTCAGGTTATTTTTGTTACCGCTTTTGAGGAGTACGCTTTAAAAGCTATCAAAGCTGGAGCTACGGATTATATTCTAAAACCACTTCTCAAATCAGAACTTCTTGCTGCGGTAGAAAAAGCAAAAAAAATCTATCAGCAAAACAATCAATTTAAAAAGTCTGCAAAAATCTGCTTACAAAATGCTGAAGGAAAGTTTTTTGTTGAGCCAGAAGAAATATTGTACATACAAGGTATAGACAATATTTCCAAGGTGTTTCTTACCCGAAACAGAAAAATAATTTTGTCTAAATCTTTGAAACATTTTGAAGAAACTCTTGAAAATGATTTTTTCAGGATTCATAAATCTTACCTTGTCAATGTTCGGGAATGCAAACATATAGACACTTCACGTTTGCTGCTTTCTTTGAGCAATGATATAAAGCTACCCATATCAAGAAGAAATTTTAAAAATTTCAAAGAAAAACTAAATGCTTGTTAA
- a CDS encoding helix-turn-helix domain-containing protein, with product MIGNKIKNIRELKNLTQEYVAEKLDISQAAYSKLESGETKVSKEKLAQIAEALEVTPEDIKSFDSKKYFNNVGNVEGDNSNSYNESIVIGMGTEEIELIKKLYEDKFALMEELMKQKDKELEKYRSKYGEL from the coding sequence ATGATTGGAAACAAAATCAAAAATATCAGAGAACTTAAAAATCTGACACAAGAATACGTAGCTGAAAAATTGGATATTTCTCAAGCTGCATATAGTAAGTTAGAAAGTGGAGAAACTAAAGTTTCAAAAGAAAAGTTGGCTCAAATTGCCGAGGCTTTGGAAGTAACTCCTGAAGATATTAAATCATTTGACAGTAAAAAATATTTTAATAATGTAGGAAATGTAGAAGGCGACAACAGCAATAGTTATAATGAAAGCATCGTTATTGGCATGGGAACTGAGGAAATCGAACTCATCAAAAAATTGTACGAGGATAAATTCGCTTTGATGGAAGAACTGATGAAACAAAAAGATAAAGAACTTGAAAAATACAGATCAAAATACGGAGAGCTTTAA
- a CDS encoding tetratricopeptide repeat protein, with product MYYNFCHVLSEKGVNVVERAEVLVDHGIERDIISIESVEEYLNIIFDTSYLKEEQRKILLNIALMQEDSIPMDLFEEVYLNNSSEQEVIDIFIYNINALAKKGWIQIEDDKVRLHSLVKNIVIKRFSDRGGFFESIIKYLKDKLYTDPTNNIFGNRKYIELAESLFGKIKEESEDLDNLKRGVASFLVHMGLFEKAKSIEGFGLKEGNFEAISKLHNLSIISSSQGNWQKSLSYSEKIFSLLGNTTVDMIYSDLMNELMLFFKVNRIENKSDFENKFTLENLICLIKIVFSASSNIILFKNEEKDFHKIIDQLHEIVSKKQNIIDILEKNIPKKDIISVELYKNLLLDQSAYLLNIGKCYFTLTELTKTEIYYLKALSIQERALESGHILLSQTYHKLTFLYIKWENIEKAEFFLEKNTELCSKLPPNNRFLSLCKSDAESIEKLKNTINVKRNTVLWLDLLNPNLSDSEIYRRMSSLYFEHEIYESAKEYLQKEIEIYLNQPDTDFRQVLDLNIKLGICYIQLKEFDNALTIEKEIFKLCQKEYVNKREMELQLSKFRYLITANALQCNYMPMAILIISQELKILANQFFSLFSTQPSKNYLLLSTEKIFAFLFNVPDLKYPFIEKTENELDSFLKEYDSVVSNATSELTESQYREFYKTKIHYIILNGYYYTIANLCMKYENWSLAIDYHRKKLLLSQKYFDETEHIGEIHYLLSCCYYNAGDFEIALQQLYKAIDLFSKICEKNNDEEIKTYLKNAFLFEKKIKGDLENFRKFPTKRSN from the coding sequence ATGTATTACAATTTTTGTCATGTACTTAGTGAAAAAGGTGTTAATGTAGTTGAAAGAGCAGAAGTACTTGTGGATCATGGCATAGAAAGAGATATTATCAGTATTGAAAGTGTTGAAGAGTATCTCAATATTATTTTTGATACATCCTACCTAAAAGAAGAACAACGTAAAATTCTCCTGAATATTGCTTTAATGCAGGAGGATTCCATTCCAATGGATTTATTTGAGGAAGTGTATCTTAATAATTCTTCCGAACAAGAAGTTATCGATATTTTCATCTACAATATTAACGCTCTTGCTAAAAAAGGATGGATTCAAATTGAAGATGATAAAGTACGACTACATAGTTTGGTAAAAAACATTGTTATTAAAAGGTTTTCTGATAGAGGCGGTTTTTTTGAATCTATTATAAAATATTTAAAAGATAAGTTATATACAGATCCTACAAATAATATATTTGGAAATAGAAAATATATAGAATTAGCTGAGTCTTTATTTGGAAAAATCAAAGAAGAAAGTGAAGATTTAGACAATTTGAAACGAGGCGTTGCTTCTTTCTTGGTTCACATGGGTTTGTTCGAAAAAGCTAAAAGCATTGAGGGATTTGGATTAAAAGAGGGCAATTTCGAAGCAATAAGTAAGTTGCATAATTTGTCAATTATATCGAGTTCTCAAGGGAATTGGCAGAAAAGTTTATCATATAGTGAAAAAATATTTAGTCTTCTAGGTAACACCACAGTAGATATGATTTATTCTGATTTAATGAATGAACTAATGCTATTTTTTAAAGTGAATAGAATTGAGAATAAATCGGACTTTGAAAACAAGTTTACCTTAGAAAATCTTATCTGTCTGATTAAAATAGTATTTTCAGCTTCTTCAAATATAATATTATTTAAGAATGAAGAGAAAGATTTTCATAAAATTATTGATCAATTACATGAAATTGTTTCAAAAAAACAAAACATTATAGATATTTTAGAAAAAAACATACCTAAAAAGGATATTATTTCTGTAGAATTATATAAGAATTTATTGTTAGATCAATCTGCTTACCTGCTCAATATTGGCAAATGTTATTTTACATTAACAGAATTGACTAAGACAGAAATTTATTATTTAAAAGCTTTAAGTATCCAAGAGAGAGCATTAGAAAGTGGGCACATTTTATTATCTCAAACTTATCATAAACTTACGTTCCTATATATCAAATGGGAAAACATAGAAAAAGCAGAATTCTTTTTGGAAAAAAACACAGAACTTTGTTCTAAGTTACCACCAAACAATAGATTTCTATCTTTATGCAAAAGTGACGCGGAATCGATTGAAAAGTTAAAAAACACCATAAATGTAAAGAGAAACACAGTACTATGGTTAGATTTACTGAATCCAAATCTCTCAGATTCCGAAATTTACAGAAGAATGTCTTCCTTGTATTTTGAACATGAAATTTATGAAAGCGCAAAAGAATACTTGCAGAAGGAAATAGAAATTTATTTAAATCAACCCGATACAGATTTTAGACAAGTTTTAGATCTAAACATAAAATTAGGCATATGTTATATTCAATTAAAAGAGTTTGATAATGCGTTAACTATTGAAAAGGAAATATTCAAATTATGTCAAAAAGAGTATGTAAACAAACGAGAAATGGAACTTCAGCTTTCTAAATTTAGATATCTTATTACAGCAAATGCATTGCAATGCAACTATATGCCGATGGCGATTCTTATAATAAGTCAGGAGTTGAAAATATTAGCAAATCAGTTTTTTTCACTTTTCTCAACTCAACCTTCAAAAAATTATTTATTGCTTTCCACAGAAAAAATATTTGCATTTTTATTTAATGTACCAGATCTAAAATATCCATTTATAGAAAAAACTGAAAATGAATTAGATTCATTTTTGAAAGAATACGATAGCGTAGTAAGCAATGCAACAAGTGAACTCACAGAATCTCAATATAGAGAGTTTTATAAAACAAAGATTCATTATATTATTTTGAATGGATACTATTATACCATTGCTAATCTATGTATGAAATACGAAAACTGGAGTTTAGCGATTGATTACCATAGAAAAAAACTGCTTTTATCTCAAAAATACTTTGATGAAACTGAGCATATAGGAGAGATACATTATCTTCTCAGTTGCTGTTACTATAATGCCGGAGACTTTGAAATAGCACTACAACAATTATACAAAGCCATTGATCTATTCAGTAAAATTTGTGAAAAGAATAATGATGAAGAAATAAAGACATATTTGAAAAATGCTTTTCTGTTTGAAAAAAAAATAAAGGGAGATTTGGAAAATTTTAGAAAATTTCCAACCAAACGTTCAAATTAA